Proteins encoded together in one Oreochromis aureus strain Israel breed Guangdong linkage group 23, ZZ_aureus, whole genome shotgun sequence window:
- the zgc:109982 gene encoding retinol dehydrogenase 8 yields MNQKVVLITGCSSGIGLALAVHIAKDEKKRFMVYATMRNLSKAEPLVEAAGRTLGRTLEIKQLDVCDEASIKACVDSLPERRVDILISNAGMGLIGPIECQSIEEMKSVMDTNFFGLVRLLKEILPDMKRRKKGHIVVISSVMGIQGILFNDIYAASKFALEGFCESLAIQALRFGLNISLIEPGPVITEFERKVYDEGLKIDLSKADKVTADMFTNVYLKNYKQIFETLGQTPEDVAEHTLKIIIMDNPPFRHQTNTLYTPMTTLKYADPNGDLPIETFYKMVFEHDKVFTASLNFIKLLHWRSRKSFKLEKSN; encoded by the exons ATGAACCAGAAGGTGGTACTCATCACCGGCTGCTCCTCTGGGATTGGCCTCGCATTGGCTGTCCATATTGCAAAAGATGAGAAGAAGAGGTTCATGG tcTATGCCACCATGAGAAATCTGAGTAAGGCTGAGCCTCTGGTTGAGGCAGCAGGTCGGACCCTGGGCCGGACCTTGGAGATCAAGCAGCTGGACGTATGTGACGAGGCTTCCATCAAAGCCTGCGTGGACAGTCTGCCTGAGCGCAGGGTAGACATTCTCA TAAGTAATGCTGGGATGGGTCTGATTGGACCCATTGAGTGTCAGTCTATTGAAGAGATGAAAAGTGTCATGGACACCAACTTCTTTGGACTTGTGCGATTACTAAAGGAAATCCTGCCCGACatgaagagaaggaaaaaaggtCATATTGTGGTCATTAGCAGCGTCATGGGGATTCAGG GGATTTTATTCAACGATATCTACGCAGCATCTAAGTTTGCATTGGAAGGCTTTTGTGAAAGCCTAGCGATACAAGCCCTGAGGTTTGGTCTGAA CATCAGCCTGATAGAGCCAGGTCCAGTGATAACCGAGTTTGAGCGTAAGGTTTATGACGAGGGCCTAAAGATTGATCTCAGCAAAGCAGACAAAGTGACTGCTGACATGTTCACAAATGTCTACTTAAAGAACTACAAACAGATCTTTGAAACCCTCGGACAGACTCCTGAGGACGTGGCAGAG CACACCCTCAAGATCATCATCATGGACAATCCCCCTTTCCGGCACCAGACAAACACTCTCTATACCCCTATGACCACACTCAAGTACGCTGACCCAAATGGTGACCTCCCGATTGAAACGTTTTACAAAATGGTGTTTGAACACGACAAGGTCTTCACTGCCAGCCTGAACTTCATCAAGCTTTTGCACTGGAGAAGCCGAAAGAGTTTTAAGTTAGAGAAGAGCAACTGA
- the dr1 gene encoding protein Dr1 has translation MASSSGNDDDLTIPRAAINKMIKETLPNVRVANDARELVVNCCTEFIHLISSEANEICNKSDKKTISPEHVINALESLGFASYITEVKDVLQECKTVALKRRKASSRLENLGIPEEELLRQQQELFAKARQQQAELAQQEWLQMQQAAQQAQMAAASATAAQQAGSSQDEDEEDDI, from the exons ATGGCTTCTTCCTCTGGAAATGACGATGACCTCACCATCCCGAGAGCAGCTATCAACAAAATGATTAAAGAAACTCTCCCCAACGTACGGGTGGCCAACGATGCCAGGGAGCTTGTAGTTAACTGCTGCACAGAGTTCATCCACCTCATATCCTCAGAAGCCAATGAAATATGCAACAAGTCGGACAAGAAAACCATTTCCCCAGAGCATGTCATCAACG CGCTCGAGAGCCTCGGTTTCGCATCGTACATCACGGAGGTGAAAGACGTGCTGCAGGAGTGTAAAACTGTTGCcctgaagaggaggaaggccAGTTCGAGACTGGAGAACCTGGGCATCCCTGAAGAAGAGCTCCTTAGGCAACAACAGGAATTGTTTGCAAAG GCGCGACAGCAGCAGGCAGAACTCGCTCAGCAGGAATGGTTGCAGATGCAGCAGGCCGCCCAGCAGGCACAGATGGCGGCAGCATCTGCCACTGCTGCCCAACAGGCCGGTTCCTCTCAGGATGAAGACGAAGAGGATGACATATGA